The genomic stretch GTTTACAAATTGAGGTACAAAAGCAAGAACAAACATACCTGGCTTCGGATTAAGTGCTGCTGATAGAAACCCAGTAGAAAAGATAACTTTCAGAGACTGTTTTTTCGCTGGTTCCAGTGAGAACAGGTTTCTCGTACGAAGTACTTTCACACCTAACCAAATTAGGTAAGCAGCACCAACCAGTTTTACAACATAAAACGCCAATTCAGAGGTTTGAATTAAAAGGGTTAGTCCGAATGTTGCTGCGACTACGTGAAATAAGATACCAGCACCAGAAGATATACCTGACATTACTGCCGCCAGTCGACCTTGGCTTAAACCGCGACCTATAGCGAGCAAGTTATCCGGA from Vibrio parahaemolyticus encodes the following:
- a CDS encoding LysE family translocator, which translates into the protein MFPLEVFVTYTLACLLLVISPGPDNLLAIGRGLSQGRLAAVMSGISSGAGILFHVVAATFGLTLLIQTSELAFYVVKLVGAAYLIWLGVKVLRTRNLFSLEPAKKQSLKVIFSTGFLSAALNPKPGMFVLAFVPQFVNPSLGSVTTQMIGYGVWFAALTAIGFSLMGVFSSQLSEWFRNKPKLVSGLNIGAGITFVSSGLAVAFMKQR